In a single window of the Terriglobus roseus genome:
- a CDS encoding alpha/beta hydrolase, with translation MLAAACGRAFAQASPTPTGEPEVLKSSAGTIEVGVLGRAEYRIDVPANWNHALVVFYHGYSESPFRFRLDGSIGAQPEQMFKRGYAVIQSGYSETGWALQAGYVDTESLRRYFIKQYGQPRETYAAGGSMGGALTMITMELNPQQKGKFTYIAGLDLCGAVGPSYVHLDRRFATRAAFDYYFPGLMGPLDPVPADFQESDALRAKVLAALRSKPDAALAMRELTLLHSDVEVSRVIGYYTYVIGDMQRKAGGNPFDNRNWLYTGTSINTITDYALNDGVHRYAPDPKARDYLMAHYWPSGRLTRPMLALHTIYDPLIPANSLTLYAAEVAHAGYADNLVQQYVHHEGHCAFSPEEVGRAFDELVNWAHTGKAPIAGFLRIGPPPAPPNGQANNASPRQP, from the coding sequence ATGCTCGCGGCAGCATGCGGCCGTGCGTTCGCGCAGGCATCGCCGACGCCCACGGGCGAGCCGGAAGTCCTGAAGTCCTCCGCCGGGACCATCGAGGTCGGCGTGCTTGGCCGCGCAGAGTACCGCATCGACGTGCCCGCAAACTGGAACCACGCGTTGGTCGTCTTCTACCATGGCTACTCGGAATCACCCTTCCGTTTCCGCCTCGATGGCAGCATCGGTGCACAGCCGGAGCAGATGTTCAAGCGCGGCTATGCCGTCATTCAAAGCGGCTACAGCGAAACCGGTTGGGCTCTGCAGGCCGGCTATGTTGATACGGAATCGCTGCGCCGCTACTTCATCAAGCAGTACGGTCAGCCACGCGAAACCTACGCCGCCGGCGGCAGCATGGGCGGTGCGCTCACCATGATCACGATGGAGCTGAATCCCCAGCAGAAGGGTAAGTTCACTTACATCGCAGGCCTTGACCTGTGCGGCGCCGTCGGCCCAAGCTACGTGCATCTGGACCGCCGCTTCGCCACCCGCGCAGCATTTGATTACTACTTCCCGGGCCTGATGGGACCCCTCGATCCCGTCCCCGCAGACTTTCAGGAGAGCGACGCCCTGCGCGCGAAAGTACTTGCCGCACTGCGCTCGAAGCCCGATGCCGCACTCGCCATGCGCGAACTTACCCTGCTGCATTCGGATGTGGAAGTCTCTCGCGTCATCGGCTATTACACGTATGTCATCGGCGACATGCAGCGAAAGGCCGGTGGTAATCCTTTCGACAATCGCAACTGGCTGTACACCGGCACCAGCATCAACACCATCACGGACTACGCGCTGAATGACGGCGTGCACCGTTACGCGCCCGACCCGAAAGCGCGCGATTACCTGATGGCACACTACTGGCCCAGCGGCCGGCTTACGCGGCCTATGCTCGCGCTGCATACCATCTACGACCCGCTGATTCCTGCGAACTCCCTGACGCTGTACGCTGCGGAAGTCGCGCACGCAGGCTACGCCGACAACCTGGTGCAGCAGTACGTACACCACGAAGGCCACTGCGCCTTCTCACCGGAAGAAGTGGGCCGCGCGTTTGACGAGCTCGTGAACTGGGCCCACACCGGCAAAGCGCCGATCGCAGGATTTTTACGCATTGGCCCACCCCCCGCACCGCCCAATGGCCAGGCCAACAACGCCTCACCGCGCCAGCCCTGA